The Actinomyces viscosus genome segment GACCAGGGGCGTCCAGCTGCGGCACACCGGCGCGATCGCCGCCTCGGTGTCGGGCTCCCGCGACGGGCGCCACGGCGGGATCACCTCCTTCCAGGCCTTCGCCGTCGGACTGGCCTGCCGGGTGGGAACCGGCAACATCGTCGGGGTGGCGCTGGCGCTCATCATGGGCGGGCCCGGCGCGGTCCTGTGGATGTGGCTCGTCGCGATCCTGGGAACCGCCACCGCCTTCAGCGAGGCCACCCTCGCCCAGCTGTTCAAGGTGCGCCGTGCCGACGGCACCTTCCGCGGCGGCCCCGCCTACTACATCTCCCGCGGGCTGCGGCTGCCGATCCTGGGCGGGGTGTTCGCCGTCGTCTTCCTCATCGCCAACGGCCTGGTCATGCCCATGGTGCAGGCCAACGCCATTACCGCCTCCCTCGCAGGCGCCGGCGGCCTGTCACCGAGCCTGGGGGCCGTCCTCGTCGTGGCGCTGACCGCCCCGGTTCTCCTGGGAGGCCTGCGCGCCATGGCCCGGGTGGCCGAGTACCTGGCCCCGCTCATGGCGCTGGCCTACCTGGCTCTGGTCCTGGCCATCCTCGTCACCCACCCGGTCCAGGCCTGGGAGGCGCTGCGCTCCATCGTCGAAGGCGCCTTCGGCCTGCGCCAGGGACTGGGAGGCCTGGCCGGGGGAGTGACCGCCGCACTGCTCAACGGTGTGCGCCGCGGCCTGTTCTCCAACGAGGCAGGACTGGGAGGAGCCGCATGCGCCGCGGGCTCAGCCACCGTCGAGCACCCGGTTCAGCAGGGATTCATCCAGGCCTTCGGAGTCGTGGTGGACACCCTGTTCGTGTGCACCGCGACGGCGCTCGCGATCCTGGTCGCCGGAGCCGACGTCTTCCAGCCGGGGACAACCGGCAAGGACAGTGCAGGAACTCTGACTCAGGACGCCATCGCCCACCTCGTAGGGGAGTGGAGCCGCTGGCCGATGGCGCTGCTCGTCGTTGTCCTGGCCTACACCACCATCATCGGGGCCTTCTCCTACGCCCAGGTCTGCCTGGACTACCTCACCGACCGCCCCTGGGTCTCCCGCGCGCTCCAGATCGGTGCTGTCATCTGCGCCGGCGTCGGAAGCGTGCAGCAGCTGACCACCGTGTGGACCCTGGCGGATGTGCTCCTCGGTGCCGGCGCCATCATCAACCTCGTTGCGCTCGTGCTGCTGAGCCGGTGGGTCGTCGGCGCACTGAGGGACTGGGAGGCGCTGCGAGGCTCCCCCTCGGCGGACGGGAGCCGCCCGGTCTTCCGCGGGAACTCCGAGTATCTGCCGTCCGCTCTGCCCGCAGGTGCCTGGGAGACACCGATAGCCCAGTAGATCGGCTGCATCGCGGTGGGTGACGGTGTCCTGTGTGCTCCCGGCAACGTCGGTACGGGGCTGTCACCGAATCGAAACACTGCATCCGTAGCCTTCGGAAGTACGACGGCGCCTCCCCGTCCTCTGACGGGGCGAGAGAGGGAAACCCTGTCCCTCGTGCCGGCCCTCGCACCGTCTCCTCGCCAGCGTCGTCATCCCACCCCTATGGAGGTTCTCACGTGCAACCGGTTCTGGCTTCCCTGAACAGCGCCGCATCCGGCAACA includes the following:
- a CDS encoding alanine/glycine:cation symporter family protein — its product is MAQTSWADQIDTALSSTSDLLYSWVLMWLLVGAGIFFTVRTRGVQLRHTGAIAASVSGSRDGRHGGITSFQAFAVGLACRVGTGNIVGVALALIMGGPGAVLWMWLVAILGTATAFSEATLAQLFKVRRADGTFRGGPAYYISRGLRLPILGGVFAVVFLIANGLVMPMVQANAITASLAGAGGLSPSLGAVLVVALTAPVLLGGLRAMARVAEYLAPLMALAYLALVLAILVTHPVQAWEALRSIVEGAFGLRQGLGGLAGGVTAALLNGVRRGLFSNEAGLGGAACAAGSATVEHPVQQGFIQAFGVVVDTLFVCTATALAILVAGADVFQPGTTGKDSAGTLTQDAIAHLVGEWSRWPMALLVVVLAYTTIIGAFSYAQVCLDYLTDRPWVSRALQIGAVICAGVGSVQQLTTVWTLADVLLGAGAIINLVALVLLSRWVVGALRDWEALRGSPSADGSRPVFRGNSEYLPSALPAGAWETPIAQ